A single region of the Streptomyces sp. NBC_00236 genome encodes:
- a CDS encoding SDR family oxidoreductase produces MSGRGRGSLEGQVVVVTGAARGVGELLARKLSARGAKLALVGLEPDELKKVSERLHGDSDHWHADVTDHEAMARVAQEVKERFGKVDIVVANAGVATGGPFVDSDPVAWRRVIEVNLIGGAVTGRAFLPVLMESRGYFLQIASLAAITPAPMMTAYCASKSGVEAFAHSLRAEVGYRGVKVGVGYLSWTDTDMVRGADEDDVMRELRQRLPWPSNRTYPLGPAVDRIVAGIERRSPHVYAQWWLRGMQSVRGYLPGLIGAVGQREMKRFGPRLEGVGKGLVGAGGAADQDERAARAASDTQRK; encoded by the coding sequence ATGAGCGGCAGGGGCAGGGGCAGTCTCGAAGGACAGGTCGTCGTCGTCACGGGCGCGGCGCGCGGTGTGGGCGAGCTGCTGGCGCGCAAGCTCTCGGCGCGCGGGGCGAAACTGGCGCTGGTCGGCCTGGAGCCGGACGAGCTGAAGAAGGTCTCCGAGCGGCTGCACGGGGACAGCGACCACTGGCACGCGGACGTCACCGACCACGAGGCGATGGCGCGGGTCGCGCAGGAGGTCAAGGAGCGCTTCGGGAAGGTCGACATCGTCGTCGCCAACGCGGGGGTCGCCACGGGCGGACCGTTCGTCGACTCCGATCCGGTGGCCTGGCGGCGGGTGATCGAGGTCAACCTGATAGGCGGCGCGGTGACCGGCCGGGCGTTCCTGCCGGTCCTGATGGAGAGCCGCGGCTACTTCCTCCAGATCGCCTCGCTCGCCGCGATCACCCCGGCGCCCATGATGACGGCGTACTGCGCCTCCAAGTCGGGCGTCGAGGCGTTCGCGCACAGCCTGCGGGCGGAGGTCGGCTACCGGGGCGTGAAGGTCGGCGTCGGCTACCTGTCCTGGACGGACACCGACATGGTGCGCGGCGCGGACGAGGACGACGTGATGCGGGAGCTCCGCCAGCGGCTGCCGTGGCCGTCCAACCGCACGTACCCGCTGGGCCCGGCCGTCGACCGCATCGTGGCCGGCATCGAGCGGCGCTCCCCGCATGTGTACGCCCAGTGGTGGCTGCGCGGCATGCAGTCCGTACGCGGCTACCTGCCGGGCCTGATCGGTGCGGTCGGCCAGCGGGAGATGAAGCGCTTCGGCCCCCGACTGGAGGGGGTCGGCAAGGGTCTCGTGGGCGCCGGCGGTGCGGCTGACCAGGACGAACGGGCGGCGCGGGCGGCGTCGGACACACAGCGTAAGTGA
- a CDS encoding alpha/beta fold hydrolase → MSRPLRSTPDRPLPVRELMAVSADGSRIHVEVHGQDGAPAVVLAHGWTCNTRFWDAQIRDLAVDHRVVAYDQRGHGTSPSVGRGGYSTEALADDLEAVLAATLAPGEKAVLAGHSMGGMTIMSASRRAGLREHAAAALLCSTGSSRLIAESLVVPMRPGAVRTRMTRAILGARAPLGPVTPVSRRILKYGTMGAGSAPDRVDACARIVHDCPRAARVAWGHVLADLDLDEGVRELRVPTAVIAGTEDRLTPPVHARALAAALPDCLGLTELTGMGHMTPVEAPETVTAKIRELVTTYLPVRGATHIDGKEEVV, encoded by the coding sequence ATGAGCCGGCCGCTGCGCAGCACGCCCGACCGGCCGCTGCCCGTGCGGGAACTGATGGCCGTCTCCGCCGACGGCTCCCGCATCCACGTCGAGGTGCACGGCCAGGACGGCGCCCCGGCCGTGGTCCTCGCCCACGGCTGGACCTGCAACACCCGCTTCTGGGACGCCCAGATCCGGGACCTCGCCGTCGACCACCGCGTCGTCGCCTACGACCAGCGCGGCCACGGCACCTCGCCGTCGGTGGGGCGCGGGGGATACAGCACCGAGGCGCTGGCCGACGACCTCGAAGCGGTGCTCGCCGCCACCCTCGCACCGGGGGAGAAGGCCGTACTGGCCGGGCACTCCATGGGCGGCATGACGATCATGTCCGCCTCGCGCCGGGCCGGGCTGCGCGAGCACGCCGCCGCCGCCCTGCTGTGCAGCACGGGCAGCTCCCGGCTGATCGCGGAGTCCCTCGTGGTGCCGATGCGGCCCGGCGCCGTGCGGACCCGGATGACGCGTGCGATCCTCGGGGCGCGGGCGCCGCTCGGACCGGTCACGCCGGTCTCCCGCCGCATCCTCAAGTACGGGACGATGGGGGCTGGTTCGGCCCCGGACCGGGTCGACGCCTGCGCACGGATCGTGCACGACTGCCCGCGGGCGGCCCGGGTCGCCTGGGGGCACGTGCTCGCGGACCTCGATCTCGACGAGGGCGTACGGGAGTTGCGGGTGCCCACCGCGGTGATCGCGGGTACGGAGGACCGGCTGACCCCGCCCGTCCACGCCCGGGCGCTGGCGGCGGCGCTGCCCGACTGCCTCGGTCTGACCGAACTGACGGGCATGGGCCACATGACGCCGGTCGAGGCGCCGGAGACCGTCACCGCGAAGATCCGGGAACTGGTGACCACGTACCTCCCGGTACGGGGAGCGACCCACATCGACGGCAAGGAGGAGGTCGTATGA